Part of the Streptomyces sp. WMMC500 genome is shown below.
GGCATGATCACGCTGTTGAGGTACCGGGTGCCCGTCGGCAGCGAGGGGCCGTCCTCGTACGCCGGCTCCTCCTGGGTCAGGTCGATGATCGAGGTACGCGGCGTCGCCTTCGGCGACTCCCCCACGCCGCCGCCGCCGAGCACCATGACCTTCTGGTCCTGCGCGGGCGGCAGCAGCAGCGAGGCGGCGGTCTCCAGTTGGTCGGGGTCGGTCAGGCCGGGCACGGTGGTGAAGGAGTTGTCCTTCAGGTCCCAGATCCCGGGCTTGCGGCCCCGGTCCGCCGGGCCGTAGCCGGCGTTGGCGCCGGAGTAGAAGAGCTTGCCGCCCTCGGTGAGGAAGAGCGCCGGGTACGTGGGGAAGTAGCGGTTCGGCGCCGTGGACCACTTCCTGGTCCGCGGATCGTAGATCTCGTTGTCGCCGTAAAGGATCTCGCCCGACTCGTCGAGGCCGGAGACCGACAGGACCTTGCCGTCCGGCAGCGTCACGAGCGTGGGGTACCAGCGGGCCTTGTCCATCGCGTCGACGCGGACGTAGCGCTCCGCCACCGGGTCGAACTCGAAGGTGTCCTTGATCCCCTGGAAGTCCTGCTTGTCCAGGGTGAGCTTCTGCGCCAGGCCGTAGACGTTGTCCGCGTCCTCGCCCGTGAGGCCCTCGACGGCGTACTGCGCCTGCCGGTCCTGGACGTAGCCGTCGCCCTCCGCCTCGGCCTCGACGAAGACGTTGGCCTCGGCGGCGGTGACGACGGCCTTGGCGCGCTTGCCGCGCTTGACCGTCTTCTTCTCGGCGGCCGGGACGGTGACCGCGGCGGTGGTGCGGTAGACGAGGCCGGAGGGGGCGATGAACCCGGTCCCCTTCTTGAGCCTGAGCGGCTTGTCCGGGTTCTCGTTCTTCACCAGCATCCGGCCGCCGGCGCGCTCGACGTCGCCGTCGAGGAGTTCGTAGCGCGCGGTGCCGCCGGCGACCAGCAGCCGCCCGTCGGCCAGTTGGGTGTGGCCGGCGCAGAAGAGGTCGGCGGGGGTGGATATCTCCTCGTAGCTGTTCTCCACCGGGTCCCACAGGACGGTGCGGAAGGTGCCGGCGTCGAACTGCTCCTGCTCGTTGCCGGAGCCGGCGATGAGCAGCACCTTGCCGGTGTGCAGCAGCGTGGCGTGGATGGCGTTCAGCTCGTACGAGTCCGGGGTGTCCTGCACCTGCCACGAGCCGTACTTCGCCGTGTACTCGGGCCGGGATATCCGGTACTGGTGGTACTGCTCCTCGGCGAAGCCGATGGCCGCGGGGGCGTTGAGCCCCGCCAGCAGCAGGACCACGCCGGTGCCTGTCACCGTCTTCTTCAACCGTTTGCCGGGCCGGTACGCCATGGATCAGCTCCCGCTCGTCGTCGCAGTGGTGGTCGCCGTGGTCGCCGTGGCGGCGGTCGCCGGCGCCGCCCCCGGTGCCGACCACCGCCGTGCGTCCTCGCGCCGGTTCACCCGGCGTACCCGCCACGCGGACCCGGCCCAGATCACCACCGGTGTGAGCGACAGGCACACCCCGAGCACCGTCCAGGTGCGCATCGCGACGTGGGTGTGGCCCAGGACGACCGACGCCAGGAACGAGGCCCCGAGGACCCCCGCCCAGAACAGATGGATGCGGAACGTCGCCGGCCGGTCGGGGCTCGCGTCGCCGCCCTTGGGCGTCACCACGAACCGGCACGGCCGGCGCATCACCGCCGCCTTGAAGCTCGTGAAGTAGATCGGCGCCGACATCGCCGACATCAGCATCCCGGCGAGCCCGCCGGAGCCCTCGGGCTCGTGCGGCGAGACGTTGTGCCGCCGGTTCCACAGGTACAGGCCGACCTGCAGGGCCGCCGCGTCGCTGTAGAGCATCAGCCAGACCGAGGCCGGCACCTCGGTGCCGGAGGAGCCGAGCCAGAGGAAGAGGATGCAGCTCAGCGAGCCGAGGAACCAGTTGACCGCGGTCATCGGGTAGTACACGAGCATGAGCGAGTAGTTGAGGAGCCGGCGGAGGGGAAAGCGCCCCCTGCCGCGTCCGTACTGGCCGATGATCGTCTCGTACGTGCCGCGCGACCACCGCATCTGCTGGGTGAAGAAGTCGGTCCAGGAGGTGGGCCCCTCACCGACCGCCAGCACGTCCGGGGTGTAGACGGACGACCAGTGCCGGCCGGTGGCCGGGTTGCGGGTGCGGTGCAGCTCGAAGCCGGTGGCCATGTCCTCGGTGATCGAGTCATAGAGGCCGCCGATCTGCCGGAGCGCGGCGATGCGTACGGCGTTGTTGGTGCCGACGAACATCGCCGAGCCGTAGGCGTTGCCGGCGCGCTGGATCAGCGCGTGGAAGAGGTACTGCTGGCTCTCCGCGAGCTTGGTGACGGCGGTGTCGTAGTTGCCGTACACCTGCGGGCCGACGACGAAGGCGACGTCGGGGTCGCGGAAGTAGCCGAGCATCCGCTCCAGGTAGCTGGGCAGCGGCACGTGGTCGGTGTCGACCGAGGCGAAGAAGTCGTAGCGGTCGCCGTACGCCGCCAGCCAGGCGTTGTAGTTGCCGTGCTTGGTCCTGGCCCGGTGCGGGCCCTCCTCGGTGTTCCACTGCGGCACGCCCTTGCGGCTGAAGTGCCGTACGCCCAGCTCCGCGCAGAGCGCCCGGGCCTCGGGGTCGTCGCCCTCGTCCAGCAGCCAGACGTCCAGCGGCCCGTCGTGCCGCAGCGCGACCGCGCCGGTGAGCGTGGCGCGGACCATCGCGATGGGTTCCTTGCCGGGCACGTACGTGGTGAGGAAGGCGACCCGGGTGCCGGGCTCGGCGGTGACCGGGACGGGGTCCCGGGCGACCATCGTGGCGTGCGCGATCGAGAAGACGTTCACCAGCCGGAACGTCTCGATGAGGCCGATCGATATGAGCATCACCGCGTCCGCGGTGAGCAGCCAGGGCGGGGCGCCGGTGCGCTCGGTCCAGTGCGAGGGCCAGACCAGGTAGAGCAGCAGGGCACAGGACAGCAGCGGCGCGAGCGCCATGAGCAGGATCGCCCGGACGCGGTGGGGCTCACGGGAGAGCAGGCGCGTGTAGCGCACCCGGTAGGGCCGGGACGGACCGGGATCCGTCAGCGGGCCCGCGAGACGGCTGAACTTCTCGTAGTCATAGCCTTCCGGCCGCACGATCCCTCCGCAGATACGACAACGCCGACGTATCCACCAAAAGCGGAAAAGAGGTGCGTGTCGAACCGGAGAGGGCCGTGCGGGTCAGGCGCCGACGACGCCCTCGCGGCGGGCCCGGGCGGCCATGATCCCGGCCTCCACCTCGCGGCGCAGCATGCGCTCGGCGACGAAGCCGCCGCCGGGCAGCACGGCGAGGACGAAGTACAGGGCGGCGCGCTTGGCGGGCCAGCGGGTGCGGTTCCAGGCGTCGGCGAGGAAGAGCACGTACCCGATGAACAGCAGCCCGTGGATCATGCCCATCACCGGGACCGCGTCGAACTCCGTCGTCCGCTTGAGCACGGAGCACAGGAGCAGCAGGAGGAAGGAGACCGCCTCGGGGGCGGAGATGAGCCGGAGCCGGCGCAGTGCGGATGCGGTCTGGATGTCCACGGGAAGCCTTCGGATCGTCCGGGAACCGGGGTATCTCCCCGGGCAAACTGGACCCCATTGTGCCAGCCGCCCATACCCGGCCTTCCGGGAGGGGCGGCCGAGCCGCTAGCGTCGCCCCGTGGCTCAGTTTCGACTGCAAGGCAGCAAGGTGCTGGCCGTGGACATGGCCGGCGACGCGGTGAAGGCGAAGAACGGCTCGATGGTCGCCTACGACGGCCAGATGGCGTTCAAGAAGCTCACGGGGGGCGGCGAGGGTATACGGGGGATGGTGACGCGCCGGCTGACCGGCGAGCAGATGGAGCTGATGGAGGTGAAGGGGCAGGGCACCTGCTACTTCGCCGACCGGGCCAGCGTGATCAACCTGGTCGGCCTGCAGGCCGACAAGCTGTACGTGGAGTCCAGCAACCTGCTGGCGACCGACGGCGGGCTGAAGACGGGGACGAGCTTCACGGGGATGCGGGGCGCGAGCACCGGCACCGGGCTGTTCACCACCACGGTGGAGGGCACGGGGCAGGTGGCGCTCATGTCGGACGGGCCCGCGGTGGTGCTGCGGGTGACGCCGGGCACGCCGCTGGTCGTCGACCCCGGCGCGTACGTCGCGCACACCGGCCGGGTGCAGCAGCACTTCCAGTCCGGCGCGACGTTCCGCACCCTCATAGGCGAGGGCGGCGGCGAGGGGTTCCAGATCCGCTTCGAGGGCGACGGGGTGGTCTACGTCCAGCCCAGCGAGCGCAACACGGTGGGGGGTGCCGTGTGAGCGACGCACGCGAGGCTGCCCGACCGCGGCGGGACGACCGGCCGCACATCCGCCGAGTGGGCGGAGAAGCGAACGATTCGGGGGGTGCATAGATGCCGTTCCGCATGCTCAATTCGAAGATCGCCGAGGCGCAGGTGCTGCCCGGCCAGACGATGTACAGCCAGCGGGGGGCGATGCTCGCCTACACCGGGCAGGTCAGCTTCACGCCCAACATCCAGGGCGGCCAGGGCGGCGTGACCTCCATGATCGGCCGCCGGGTGGCGAACGAGGCGACGCCGCTGATGACCGTCGAGGGCTCGGGCACGGTGATGTTCGGGCACGGCGGCCACGAGGTGCACGTGATCGAGATGGCCGGCGACACCCTGTACGTGGAGGCCGACCGGCTGCTGGCCTTCGACGGCTCGCTGCAGCAGGGCACGATGTTCATGGGCTCGCAGGGCGGCGTCATGGGCATGGTCCGCGGCCAGGTCACCGGGCAGGGCCTGTTCACCACCACCCTCGCCGGGCACGGCGCGGCGGCGGTGATGGCCCACGGGGGCGTGCTGGAGCTGCCGATCACCCCGCAGCGGCCGGTGCACGTCGACCCGCAGGCGTACGTCGCGCACCGCGGCCAGGTGCAGAACAAGCTCTCCACCGCGCTCGGCTGGCGCGACATGGTGGGGCGCGGCTCCGGCGAGGCGTTCCAACTGGAGCTGTCGGGCAACGGCACGGTCTATGTGCAGGCATCGGAGGAGAAGCTTTGAACGCCGGACCCGTCGTCCACGACATGAACACGCTGCCGCGCAACGACAACGTCCACCCGTACGCCTTCAGCGTCGCGCTCAACGGGCAGTGGTTCCTGCAGAAGGGGAAGATGATCGCCTACTACGGGCAGATCTCCTTCGAGGGGGTCGGCCACGGCGCGTTCGAAGGGCTCGTCGCCGGCAGCTTCCACTCGCCGCTGCACGCCGCGGACTGGGTGGTGGCGCGGGGCAACGGCGTGATGCTGCTCGCGGACCGGGCGTTCGACGTCAACTCCTACGACCTGGACGACGGCAACCTCACGATCCGCTCGGGGAACCTGCTGGCGTTCGAGCCGGGGCTGGAGCTGAAGCAGTCGATCGTGCCCGGCTTCCTGACGCTGATCGGAACCGGCAAGTTCGTCGCCGTCTCCAACGGCGCCGTCGTCTTCGTGGAGCCGCCGATCCGGGTGGACCCGCAGGCGCTGGTGGGCTGGGCCGACTGCCCCTCACCGTGCCACCACTACGACCACGGCTACATGCGGGGCCTCCTCGGCGGCATCCGCGCGATGACCGGCATCGGCGGCGCGTCCGGCGAGGAGCACCAGTTCCAGTTCACCGGCGCCGGGCAGGTGCTGCTGCAGTCGACCGAGACGATGCTCGCCGGGCAGGCCACGGGCGCCGTGCCCCACCAGCAGGGCGTGCCCGGCGGGGTCGGCCACGGCGCCGCCGGCGGTCCGGCGGTCTTCGGCAGATAGCGGACGCGCGGCGTACGGGCCGGGCCCCGGTCCGTACGCCCGCGGGCTCCGTCCGCGCGTCAGCCGCCGGTGAGCCCTTCGAGCAGCTCGTCGGCGGCGGCGTACGGGTCCAGCTCCCCCGCGGTGATCCGCTCCGCGAGTGCGGAGAGCCGCCGGTCGCCGTGCAGGTCGGCCATGCGCTCGCGCAGCGCGGTCACCGCGATCGTCTCGACCTCGCGGGCCGCCCGGCGCAGCCGGCGCCCGGCGAGCACGCCGTGCTCCTCCATCCAGGCCCGGTGCTTCTCCAGCGCCTCCACGACCTCGTCGGTGCCCTCGTCGCGGGCGGCGACGGTCCTGACGATGGGCGGGCGCCAGGCGCCGGGGGCGCGGGCCTCGCCGAGGCCGAGCATGTGGTTCAGCTCGCGGGCGGTGGCGTCCGCGCCGTCGCGGTCGGCCTTGTTGACCACGTACACGTCGCCGATCTCCAGGATCCCGGCCTTGGCCGCCTGGATGCCGTCGCCCATGCCGGGTGCCAGCAGGACCATGCAGGTGTCGGCCTGCCCCGCGATGTCCACCTCCGACTGCCCGACGCCGACGGTCTCCACCAGCACCACGTCGCAGCCGGCGGCGTCGAGCACGCGGATCGCCTGCGGCGCGGACCAGGCCAGCCCGCCGAGGTGGCCGCGGGTGGCCATGGAGCGGATGTAGACGCCGGGGTCGGAGGCGTGCTCGCCCATCCGTACCCGGTCGCCGAGCAGCGCGCCGCCGGAGAACGGCGAGGAGGGGTCGACGGCCAGCACGCCGACCCGCTTGCCGCGCTTGCGGTACGCGCTGACCAGGGCGGAGGTGGCCGTGGACTTGCCGACGCCGGGCGAGCCGGTCAGCCCGACGACGTAGGCCCCGCCGGCGAGCGGGGCGAGGGCCGCCATCACCTCGCGCAGGTGCGGCGACGCGCCCTCGACGAGGGTGATGAGCCGGGCCACGGCGCGCGGGCTGCCCTCGCGGGCGGCCGCCACGAGCGCGGCTACGTCTGGGGCTGGCATCTGTGTGATCGCTCCTTGCGTCCGTGCGGGGCTGTCTCCCCAGCCCCGCCCCCTGCCCTGACCGGGGCACCGCCCCGGCCCTCGTGCACCCCCGCCGGAGCCCCCGGCGCGGCGGCGGACGACCCGTCCGGCGCGTACCGGAGCCGGCCGGCACCCGCACCGGCCCGGCACCGGCACCGGCAGCCGCCCCGTACGGCCTCAGTCCCGGGGCACGCGCAGCACGAGCGCGTCGCCCTGGCCGCCGCCCCCGCACAGGCCCGCCGCGCCGACGCCGCCGCCGCGGCGTTTCAGTTCGAGGGCGAGGTGCAGGACGAGCCGGGCGCCCGACATCCCGATCGGGTGACCCAGCGCGATGGCGCCGCCGTTGACGTTCACCTTTTCGGGGGTGAGGCCGAGGTCCTTCATGGACTGCACGGCGACCGCCGCGAAGGCCTCGTTGATCTCGACGAGGTCGAGGTCGCCGATGTCCAGGCCCTCCTTCTTCAGCGCGTGCAGGATGGCGTTCGAGGGCTGCGACTGCAGGGAGTTGTCCGGGCCCGCCACGTTCCCGTGGGCGCCGATCTCGGCCAGCCAGGTCAGCCCCAGCGCCTCGGCCTTGGCCCGGCTCATGACGACCACGGCGGCGGCCCCGTCGGAGATCTGCGAGGAGGTGCCGGCGGTGATCGTGCCGTCGGGCGCGAACGCGGGGCGCAGCCTGGCCAGCCCTTCGACGGTGGTGCCCGGCCGGATGCCCTCGTCGGTGTCGACGACCATTCCCACGCCCGTGCCCCGGGGGACCTCGACCGGGGTGATCTCCTCGGCGAAGACGCCGCGGGCCTGCGCGGCGGCGGCCCGCTGGTGGGAGGCGGCGGCGAAGGCGTCCTGCGGCTCGCGGGCGATGCCGAGGCGGGTGTTGTGCTTCTCGGTGGACTCGCCCATGGCGATGCCCTCGAAGGAGTCGGTGAGCCCGTCGTGGGCCATGGAGTCGAGCATCTCCAGCGCGCCGTACTTCACGCCCTCGCGGGACTTCGGGAGCACGTGCGGGGCGTTGGTCATGGACTCCTGGCCGCCGGCGACGACGACGTCGAACTCGCCGGCGCGGATGAGCTGGTCCGCCAGCGCGATGGCGTCGAGTCCGGACAGGCACACCTTGTTCACGGTGAGCGCGGGCACGCTCATCGGGATGCCCGCCCTGACCGCGGCCTGCCGCGCCGGGATCTGCCCCGCCCCGGCCTGGAGCACCTGCCCCATGATCACGTACTCCACCTGGTCGGCCGCGACGCCCGCACGCGTCAGTGCCGCCTCGATGGCGAAGCCCCCGAGATCCGCGCCGGAGAACGGCCGGAGAGAGCCGAGGAGGCGCCCCATGGGGGTACGGGCGCCCGCGACGATCACAGATGTGGTGCCTGAAGTGCCACTACCAGTCATGCGCATCCCCTTCGGGGAGAAGTGAATGAGGGTTAACTTCAGCGTACTGAGCGGTCCGCGCCCGGGTCACGGATCGTTCGGTGTGACCGTGCGCACGTTGCGTAACCTCCCGGGCGGCGGTGGACTGTGCGCATGCTGACGCGCATCGACCACATCGGAATCGCCTGTCATGACCTCGACGCAACGGTCGAGTTCTACCGCGCCACCTACGGCTTCGAGGTGTTCCACACCGAGGTCAACGAGGAGCAGGGTGTCCGCGAGGCCATGCTGAAGATCAACGAGACGTCCGACGGCGGCGCCTCGTATCTGCAGTTGCTCGAACCCGTCCGCGAGGACTCCCCCGTCGGCAAGTGGCTGGCGAAGAACGGCGAGGGCGTCCACCACATCGCCTTCGGCACCCCGGACGTCGACGGCGACGCCGCCGCCGTCCGTGACAAGGGCGTACGCGTCCTCTACGACGAGCCGCGGCGCGGTTCGATGGGCTCGCGGATCACCTTCCTGCACCCCAAGGACTGCCACGGCGTGCTGACGGAATTGGTCACTTCCGCATCCGCCGCGGGCGCACACTGACCTTTGGTTCCCATTGGCCGGTAGAGTGCAGGGGGCCGCCCGCGTCCTGGGCGGCCCGATCATCTGACACCATCGATACCAGCAGACGAACCCAGCAGACGAACGCAGCACACGTCATCGCCATTGCCAGTACGCAGAAACGACCCGGGGACGGATGGGACCGCGCAGTGCGGGGCTACGACCGCTACGAGCCTGACGCCGTCATGGACGGGCTCTCGCAGTTCGAGGCCGAGATCGAGCGGCTGAAGAAGGAGCGGGAGAAGGCCGTCCAGCACGCCGAGGACCTCGGCTACCAGGTCGAGGTGCTGCGCGCCAAGCTGCACGAGGCGCGCCGCGGACTCGGTGTCCGCAACTCCTTCGACAGCGCCTCGCACCAGGCCGAGCAGTTGCTGCGCAACGCCCAGGCCCAGGCCGACCAGTTGCGCGCCGACGTCGAGCGGGAGCTGCGGGAGGCCCGTGCCCAGGCGCAGCGGCTGCTGCAGGAGCACGCCGAGCGCCAGGCCCGGATGGAGGCCGACCTGCACGCCGAGGCGATCGCCCGGCGGCAGCGGCTGGACGAGGAGCTGGCGGAGCGCCGCACCACCGTCGAGACCCACGTCAACGAGAACGTCTCCTGGGCCGAGCAGTTGCGCTCCCGGACCGAGGCGCAGGCCCGCCGGCTCATGGACGAGACCAGGACCGAGGCGGACCGGCTCGTCGCCGCCGCCCGGGCCGAGGCGCAGCGCCAGGCGGAGCAGACCCGCCAGCGGGTGGGCAGCGAGGCGGAGGCCGCCCGGGCCGAGGCCGACGACCTGCTGCGGCGGGCCCGCGCGGACGCCGAGCGGCTGCTGAACGCCGCGTCCAGCCAGGCGCAGGAGGCCACCTCCCACGCCGAGCAGTTGCGCAGCTCCACGGCCGGGGAGGCGGAGGAGGCCCGCCGGGAGGCGACCGACGCGCAGCGCCGGGCCGAGGAGAAGCTGGCGGAGGCCGAGGCCGCGCTGCGCTCCGCGCGCACCGAGGCGGACCGGCTGGTGGCGCAGGCCGAGGAGGCGGCGACCAAGAAGATCGCCGAGACCGAGGCGGGCGCCGACCAGCGGATGCGCACCACGCGCAACGAGATCGCGCGGCTGGTCGGCGAGGCCACCAAGGAGGCCGAGACGATCAAGGCGGAGGCCGAGCAGGTGCGGGCCGACGCCCGTACGCAGGCCGAGGCCCTGATCGCGGAGGCCGAGGAGACGGCCCGTACGCGCTCCGCCGAGGACAGCGCGAACGCCATCGCCAAGGCCGCCAAGACCGCGGAGGACGTGCTCAACAAGGCGTCCAGGCAGGCCGAGGACACCACCAGGACCGCCGGCGAGGAGGCCGACCGGATCCGGCGGGAGGCCGAGGCGGAGGCCGCGCGGCTGCGGGACGAGGCCGCGGCGGCGGCCGAGCAGCTCAAGGGCGCGGCCAAGGACGACACCGAGGAGTTCCGGGCCAAGACGGTCGAGCTGCAGGGCGAGGCCCGGCGGCTGCGGGACGAGGCCGAGCAGTTGCGGGCGGAAGCCACCGCCGAGGGCGAGCGGATCCGCGGCGAGGCCCGCAGAGACGCGGTCGCGCAGATCGAGGAGGCGGCGAAGTCCGCCGAGGAGCTGCTCGCGAAGGCCGGCAAGGACGCGGAGGAGCTGCGCGAGACCGCCACGGCCGAGGGCGAGCGGGTGCGCGGCGAGGCCGCCGAGCGGGCCGCGACGCTGCGCGAGCGGGCCGAGGAGGCGCTCGCCAAGGCCCGCACCGAGGCCGACGAGCTGCGCGCCGAGGGCGAGGCGCAGGCGGCGAAGGTCACCGAGGCCGCCGCGGAGGCCGCGCGCAAGACGCGCACGGAGGCCGAGGAGGCCGCCGCCGCCCGCCGGGCCGAGGCGCAGACGGAGCTGGACCGGCTCCAGCAGGAGGCGACCAGCCGGGTCACCGCCGCCGACGAGGCGCTGGCCGACGCGCGCGGCGAGGCGGAGCGGATCCGCCGGGAGGCCGCCGAGGAGACCGAGCGGCAGCGCGCGGAGGCCGCGGAGCGGCTGCGTACGCTCCAGCAGCAGGCGCAGGCCGAGGCGACCCGGATGCGCGAGGAGGCCGCCGCGGAGACGGCCGCCGGCCGCGCCGAGGCAGAGGCCGCCGCCCAGCGGCTGCACGAGGACGCCACCGGCGAGTCCGAGCGGCTGCGCCGCGAGGCCCAGGAGGCGGCCGACCGGATCCGCTCCGAGGCGTCCGCCGCCGCCGAGCGGCTGGCGGCCGAGGCGCAGGAGGCGCTGGGCGCCGCGCAGGAGGAGGCCGCGCGCCGTCGCCGCGAGGCGGAGGAGATGCTGACGGCCGCCCGCGGCGAGGCGGAGCGCGAGCGCACGCAAGCCACCCGGCAGGCCGAGGAGCTGCTCGCCTCGGCGCGCAAGCGGGTCGAGGAGGCGCAGGCCGAGGCCGCCCGGGTCACCGAGGAGTCGGAGCGCCGGGCGCGCGAGCTGGTCGCCGCGGCCGAGCTGACCGCCCAGCAGGTACGGGACTCGGTCAGCGGCCTGCGGGCGGAGGCGGACGAGGAGATCGCGGGGCTGCGCTCGGCCGCGGAGCACGCCGCGGCCACGCTGCGCCGGGAGACCAAGGAAGAGACGGACGCCGCGAAGGAGTTGGCGGAGTCGGCCGTCAACGACGCGCTAGCAGAGGCGGAACGGCTGCGTACCGAGGCCGAGCGGGTCCGGGACGAGTCCAGGAGCGATGCCGCGAAGCGTCGCGCGGAGGCCGCGGAGCAGGCCGACAAGCTGGTCGAGAAGGCGCACGACGAGGCGACCCGGGCCACCGCGGCGGCCGAGGAGCAGGCCGACGTGATGGTCGCCGCCGCCCGCAAGGAATCCGATCGGCTGGTGCGCGGCGCCACGTCGGAGGCGAGCGGTCTGGTGGAGAAGGCCCGCGCGGACGCCGACCGCATGCTGGAGGAGGCCCGCCGGGACTCCGCCGCGATCCGCGAGCGGGCCGAGGAGTTGCGTACGCGCACCGAGGCCGAGACCGACGCGCTGCACGACCGCGCCAGGCGCGAGGCCGCCGAGGCCACCAAGGCCGCCGGCGAGCGCGTCGACAAGCTGGTCGCCGCGGCCCACGAGCAGCTCAACTCGGCCGAGACGCGCGCCGGGCAGATGCTCACCGACGCCAAGGGCGAGGCCAGCAAGGTCCGTATCGCCGCGGTGAAGAAGGCGGAGGGGCTGCTCAAGGAGGCCGAGCAGAAGCAGGCCGAGGCGTTCGACGCGGCCGAGCGGACGAAGGCGGAGGCGCGCGCCGAGGCCAAGCGGATGGTCGACGAGGGCCGCCGCGAGCTGGAGTTGATCACCCGCAGACGCGAGGACATCAACGCGGAGATCTCCCGCGTGCAGGACGTCCTCGAAGCCCTGGAGTCCTTCGAGAACCCCGGTACCCTTGCGGCGAACGGCAAGGACGCCAAGGATGGCAAGAACAGCCAGGTCAACAAGGGGAAGGACGGCGGCGGGAAGGCCCCCGCCGCCGCCGCGGCCCGGTCGGGGAGCAAGCAGTCCGGTGCCAGACCACTCGATTGAGCGGACATTCTCCAGATCAAACCTGGATTGACACTGTGACACGCCGTCAGCACCCCTAGGATTCCCCTTATCACCTCACCCGGTCTCTTTCGACAGGAACCCCATGAGCGACACTGCCAACCCCTTCGGTTTCGAGTTCGCAAGGCGCGGATACGACCGCGAGCAGGTGGACGAACGGATCACCAAGCTCGTAGCCGACCGCGACAGTGCCCTCTCGCGCATCACCTCCCTTGAGAAGCGGATCGAGGAGCTTCACCTCGAGACGCAGAACGCACAGGCGCAGATCGCCGACTCCGAGCCGTCGTACGCCGGCCTCGGTGCCCGGGTGGAGAAGATCCTGCGGCTCGCCGAGGAAGAGGCCAAGGACCTGCGCGAGGAGGCCCGCCGCGCCGCCGACCAGCACCGCGAGCTGGCCGAGTCGGCCGCGCAGCAGGTGCGCAACGACGCCGAGTCGTTCGCCGCCGAGCGCAAGGCCAAGGCCGAGGACGAGGGTGCCCGGATCGTCGAGAAGGCGAAGGGCGAGGCCAACAGTCTGCGCGCGGACGCAAAGAAGGACGCGCAGTCCAAGCGCGAGGAGGCCGACTCCCTCTTCGAGGAGACCCGCGCCAAGGCCGCCCAGGCCGCCGCGGACTTCGAGACCAACCTCGCCAAGCGCCGCGAGCAGTCCGAGCGCGACCTTGCCTCCCGCCAGGCCAAGGCCGAGAAGCGGCTCGCCGAGATCGAGCACCGCGCCGAGCAGCTTCGCCTGGAGGCCGAGAAGCTGCGTACCGACGCCGAGCGCCGCGCCCGGCAGACGGTCGAGACCGCGCAGCGCCAGTCCGAGGACATCGTGGCGGACGCGAACGCCAAGGCCGAGCGGATCCGCAGCGAGTCCGAGCGCGAGCTGGCGGCGCTCACCAACCGCCGCGACAGCATCAACGCCCAGCTCACCAACGTCCGCGAGATGCTGGCGACGCTGACCGGCGCGCAGGTCGCCGCCCAGGCGGGCGGGGCCGACGAGGTCGAGGACAAGCCGGGCGTGCCCGCCCAGCAGTCCCGCTGAGACCGGTGCGGCCGGGCGGATCACGCCGCCCGGCCGCACGGTACGTCTCCGGCGCCCTCCGCCCCACGCGGAGGGCGCCAATCCGGTTGTGTCGATTGCTCTCAGGAGATGCGTTCGATGACGTGCCCGCCTAGGGTTAGCCCATGATCGAACTGGAGGGGCTGACCAAGCGGTACGGCGACAAGCTCGCCGTGGACCATCTGACCTTCCAGGTCCGGCCCGGCATGATCACCGGATTCCTGGGGCCGAACGGCGCCGGCAAG
Proteins encoded:
- a CDS encoding cellulose-binding protein, translating into MSDTANPFGFEFARRGYDREQVDERITKLVADRDSALSRITSLEKRIEELHLETQNAQAQIADSEPSYAGLGARVEKILRLAEEEAKDLREEARRAADQHRELAESAAQQVRNDAESFAAERKAKAEDEGARIVEKAKGEANSLRADAKKDAQSKREEADSLFEETRAKAAQAAADFETNLAKRREQSERDLASRQAKAEKRLAEIEHRAEQLRLEAEKLRTDAERRARQTVETAQRQSEDIVADANAKAERIRSESERELAALTNRRDSINAQLTNVREMLATLTGAQVAAQAGGADEVEDKPGVPAQQSR